DNA sequence from the Sulfurimonas sediminis genome:
ACAACTACAGCAGCACCTACGGTGTCAGGGAATGATGTAGAAATTAAAGCACTTCTTCCAGGTAATGTTTGGAAAATTGTTGCAAATCCAGGTCAGAGTGTTAACGAAGGTGATGTAATCATGATTTTAGAATCTATGAAAATGGAAATAGATGTTGTAGCACCTCGTGGTGGTGTTATTAAGTCTATTAATGTAGCTACAAATGATAAAGTTGTAGAAGGTCAAGTCGTAGCAGTATTAGGATAAGCGAATGAAAAAAATTGTACTTAAGTTTTTAGCTCTTATAATGCTTTTTGCATTCTCAAATGCGATGGCATCGGAGCATGCAACAGTTGCTGAAGAAGCACGAACAACACATAAAGAAGAGAACTATCATCCAAAACCTATGAGTGAAATGATTGTTAATTTTCTAAAATCAACAGGAATTGTCGCTCTTGTAAGTCCAAGAGAGGATGAGATGAGTGCGACAGGACAAAAGATGAGTGATTTTCATAAAGGTCTTGGCCGTGTGATTATGATTCTTATCGTCTTTTTACTTTTTTATCTTGGAGTCGCAAAAGGGTTTGAACCATTGTTACTCTTACCAATTGCCTTTGGCGGATTATTGGCAAATATTCCTATTGCCGGTATTGCAGGAGAGCATGGTTTCCTTGGTGTAATTTACAATATGGGACTTTCAAATGAGCTTTTTCCTATTATCATCTTTATGGGTGTTGGGGCAATGACTGATTTTGGTCCACTGCTCTCGAACCCTAAAACTGCACTACTTGGTGGAGCAGCTCAGTTTGGTATTTTCGGGACGCTTGTTGGAGCAGTTGCTCTTGCACATTTTGGTTTTGTTGACTTTACTCTGCAGCAGGCTTCTGCAATTTCAATAATTGGTGGAGCAGATGGTCCGACTTCTATTTTTATTGCAACAAAACTTGCACCAGAACTTTTAGGGGCGATTGCGGTTGCTTCATATAGTTATATGGCTATGGTGCCAATTATTCAGCCTCCAATTATGAAGGCTTTGACAAATGAAAAAGAGAGAAAGATTAAAATGACAACATTGCGTCATGTTTCTCGCTTGGAAAAACTTGTATTTCCAATACTTGTTTTGATGCTGGCAATTTTAGTTCTACCAGAGTCTACGCCATTAATTGGTGCATTTATGTTTGGTAACTTCTTAAAAGAATCAGGTGTTGTAGAGCGTTTAAATGATACATTGCAAAATGCTCTTATCAACATTACAACGATTTTCTTAGGGCTTGGTGTTGGTTCAAAACTTGCAGCTGATCAATTTCTTGTACCTGAAACAATGTTTATTATGGTTTTAGGAATTGTTGCATTTTCTGTGGGTACTGCAGCAGGTGTATTAATGGCGAAATTTATGAATCTTTTCCCTGGAAACAAGATAAATCCTCTTATTGGTTCAGCGG
Encoded proteins:
- a CDS encoding sodium ion-translocating decarboxylase subunit beta, yielding MKKIVLKFLALIMLFAFSNAMASEHATVAEEARTTHKEENYHPKPMSEMIVNFLKSTGIVALVSPREDEMSATGQKMSDFHKGLGRVIMILIVFLLFYLGVAKGFEPLLLLPIAFGGLLANIPIAGIAGEHGFLGVIYNMGLSNELFPIIIFMGVGAMTDFGPLLSNPKTALLGGAAQFGIFGTLVGAVALAHFGFVDFTLQQASAISIIGGADGPTSIFIATKLAPELLGAIAVASYSYMAMVPIIQPPIMKALTNEKERKIKMTTLRHVSRLEKLVFPILVLMLAILVLPESTPLIGAFMFGNFLKESGVVERLNDTLQNALINITTIFLGLGVGSKLAADQFLVPETMFIMVLGIVAFSVGTAAGVLMAKFMNLFPGNKINPLIGSAGVSAVPMAARVSNKVGMEYDRTNMLLMHAMGPNVAGVIGSAVAAGVLISLFQ